The DNA segment AGACCGTGTTGGAGAAGCCCCGGGATTACAGTAATTTTGAATCCATGATGCTGGCTCTGTCGGGGGTTGAACACTCCACCTTGAGTGCCATTTGCCTGCGCAGTAAAAGGAGACAGTTCAGCCGCCTGGTGGAGACACGGGTGCGCTTTCGGCACCTGTCCAGAGTGCAGATCCAAGCTTACTGGCGCACCGGTGAACCTGTGGACAAGGCCGGTGGGTATGGCATTCAGGGAATGGGTGCTGCGCTGGTGGAATCCATTAGTGGCAGTTACAGCAATGTGGTTGGCCTGCCGCTGGAAGCCCTGGTCCCCATGCTGGAGCACGCCGGGATTCCCTACTGGCAGGGGACCCGGCTTTGAGTGAGGAACTGTTGATTAATGTCGCGCCCACAGAAACCCGCGTTGCGGTGGTGGAGAACGGTGTTTTGCAAGAAGTGTACCTGGAGCGCAGTGCGCGCCGAGGTATTGTTGGCAATATTTATAAGGGCAAGGTGATCCGTGTACTGCCGGGTATGCAAGCAGCCTTCGTGGACATTGGCTTGGAGCGCGCCGGGTTTATCCACGCCTCGGATATTGCGCCGCTGGATGACGAGGGGATGGAAGCGCGTGACTCGGAGGTGGCAGATATTCGCGCACT comes from the Microbulbifer sp. MI-G genome and includes:
- a CDS encoding Maf family protein — protein: MTNTSTANRLLLASGSPRRAQLLTQIGVPFSQFIPSVAEQRQRTESPQDYIQRLAHDKAEAGLLAASTPPELWALGVDTVVLAGETVLEKPRDYSNFESMMLALSGVEHSTLSAICLRSKRRQFSRLVETRVRFRHLSRVQIQAYWRTGEPVDKAGGYGIQGMGAALVESISGSYSNVVGLPLEALVPMLEHAGIPYWQGTRL